Proteins from a single region of Mytilus trossulus isolate FHL-02 chromosome 2, PNRI_Mtr1.1.1.hap1, whole genome shotgun sequence:
- the LOC134708344 gene encoding uncharacterized protein LOC134708344 produces MPPKFGGAEKCEICQKSVYAAERIEAGNKPFHKLCFKCSDCKMSLNLNNYKQAHGILYCTKHFQEHVVSKNTQTPVL; encoded by the exons ATGCCTCCAAAATTT GGTGGAGCCGAGAAGTGTGAGATATGCCAGAAGTCGGTGTATGCAGCAGAAAGAATTGAAGCTGGAAATAAACCATttcataaattatgttttaagtgCAGCGATTGTAAAATGTCTTTAAA TTTGAACAATTATAAACAAGcacatggaatattgtattgTACCAAACATTTCCAGGAACATGTGGTATCTAAAAATACTCAAACACCAGTGTTGTGA